One segment of Nostoc piscinale CENA21 DNA contains the following:
- a CDS encoding lamin tail domain-containing protein, producing MKSKIKNILPNSNSRQLITSLAFCLCILGQGIQSSQAEGSKELIANGGYRPYLVWSSTITLAGIPFKTTLKVYVEQGEIVYLGSSVHNNTQDIVYRSPFNGQNGSCDVLNTGYGLIDTLDKESKGPEPLTPGGYTPCQFTATETGIYEVEFRSQTANSTSNPTPVTTTAEFSGINQRATVAAWDITVSRNGVPQKGRVFSNYVALNMGENAGINGAPSDVRLNSQLFIQTKDGYRYRTEMNGLDPFGFIFFANSRGYIDSTNNSTLYHSITSPSDNTLNFDGNVKVQRPDVADTATDITHLVFFNRPATETLVAVGIPLTATPPVIPQNFLFTGGTGGSGNQTFVGVGGNFSFNATSGGSYQIIIDTNTDGIFDPSVDRVLQNVMLPGQNVVPWNGKDANGVNLQPRPGNQPYNAQITTRGGEYHFPLLDAENNSLGFKITMENPPGAFPNFQDQNGQNIGTSTVYYNDSNYTTANGTPISLDGTGATSPRNASRGISSTGGEHEFNSRYGDYKGIDTWTFFPSQAVFSTLVITTDKQANVRGTKSVRFLTDNDNSNTLTVGDRIQYTITYSNLSPGTSDAINFVINDTLPSQLTFVSAAITSATSGNNITRNSNYNGSGALTNSGTLRVGDTITITITATINSANNGNPISNQASATFSTPDNPSVTAGTVVTDADSAGSNTNSPSVGGYVIQIANDGVNTGNNPSNTGDDEPTLFTVGNILKYTVSPLAGKVIINEVLYNETTNNLDEFIELYNASSSTVDLSGFKLADGNLIANNIESSSNRINYTFPNGTILRSGEYAVIWIGSNNANTQATGAAVQLWMGLSSNRLTNAGDDVWLYDSQNQIIDYIAYGTGNAINTPPPSSLNLWDSTDQASLAGAIDGESISLTRNGNDTNTSACWERTTSTNASSRCPSYLPTRDTDNVGTRVTSVGVNNNGSPKIVLVKRITRINNNDLNDSVDGAGTDDNDSKWPSGYLRGKISATDVKPGDEVEYTIYFLSNGSSSATNVKFCDLVPTNTTFIENAFNGLTPNNGLGGNQGIAFAVGTTNAYLTNAADSDRGVFL from the coding sequence ATGAAAAGCAAAATAAAAAATATATTACCCAACAGCAACTCACGACAATTAATTACTAGCCTTGCATTTTGTTTATGTATTTTGGGACAGGGAATACAATCAAGCCAAGCGGAAGGTAGCAAAGAGTTAATAGCTAATGGTGGATACAGACCTTATCTAGTATGGTCTTCTACTATAACATTAGCAGGAATTCCTTTTAAAACTACACTAAAAGTGTATGTTGAACAAGGAGAAATTGTATATCTTGGCTCTAGTGTTCACAATAACACCCAGGATATCGTCTACCGCAGCCCTTTCAACGGTCAGAATGGCTCTTGTGATGTTCTTAATACTGGTTATGGTTTGATTGATACCCTTGACAAAGAAAGTAAAGGGCCTGAGCCTTTAACTCCTGGTGGCTATACACCTTGTCAATTCACTGCGACAGAAACAGGAATTTATGAAGTAGAGTTTCGTTCCCAGACTGCTAATAGTACGTCCAATCCTACGCCTGTGACTACAACCGCAGAATTTTCTGGAATTAACCAGAGAGCAACTGTCGCCGCTTGGGATATTACAGTTAGTCGTAATGGCGTGCCTCAAAAAGGGCGAGTATTTAGCAACTATGTTGCCCTGAATATGGGGGAAAATGCTGGTATAAATGGTGCGCCTTCTGATGTAAGACTTAATTCTCAGCTATTTATTCAAACAAAAGATGGATATCGCTATCGAACAGAAATGAATGGCCTTGATCCATTTGGCTTTATATTTTTTGCTAATAGCCGGGGATATATTGATAGTACTAATAATTCAACACTCTATCACTCCATAACTTCTCCATCTGATAATACTCTTAACTTTGACGGTAACGTCAAAGTTCAACGTCCCGATGTAGCCGACACCGCGACGGACATCACCCATTTAGTTTTCTTTAATCGCCCTGCAACAGAAACACTGGTTGCTGTGGGAATTCCTTTAACGGCAACACCACCAGTTATACCTCAAAATTTTCTGTTTACTGGTGGGACTGGTGGTAGTGGTAATCAAACTTTTGTGGGTGTGGGAGGTAATTTTAGTTTTAATGCGACTTCTGGTGGTAGTTATCAAATTATTATTGACACCAACACAGATGGCATTTTCGATCCTAGTGTAGACCGAGTACTACAAAATGTGATGCTTCCTGGCCAAAATGTTGTGCCTTGGAATGGGAAGGATGCTAACGGGGTAAACCTACAACCCCGACCAGGAAATCAGCCATATAATGCCCAAATCACTACTAGAGGAGGTGAATATCATTTCCCCTTACTAGATGCAGAGAATAACTCTTTAGGATTTAAGATCACTATGGAAAATCCCCCAGGGGCGTTTCCTAACTTTCAAGATCAGAATGGGCAAAATATTGGGACTTCCACTGTTTATTACAACGATAGTAATTATACTACTGCCAATGGAACACCTATCAGTTTAGATGGCACAGGAGCTACTAGCCCTCGGAATGCTTCTAGAGGTATCAGTAGCACTGGAGGCGAACATGAATTTAATAGCAGGTATGGCGACTACAAAGGGATTGACACTTGGACTTTCTTCCCTAGCCAAGCAGTATTCAGCACTCTGGTAATCACCACAGATAAGCAAGCTAATGTCAGAGGTACTAAATCTGTTCGCTTTCTTACGGACAATGATAATAGCAATACGCTGACTGTGGGCGATAGGATTCAATACACCATCACCTATTCAAACTTAAGCCCAGGGACTAGCGACGCTATTAATTTTGTTATTAATGATACGTTGCCAAGTCAGCTAACTTTTGTGAGTGCTGCAATTACTAGTGCTACTTCGGGAAATAACATTACACGCAATTCAAATTACAACGGATCTGGTGCGTTGACTAATTCAGGTACTTTGCGTGTAGGTGATACAATCACGATTACAATTACTGCCACAATTAATAGTGCTAATAATGGTAATCCTATCAGTAACCAAGCAAGTGCTACCTTTAGTACGCCAGATAATCCTTCTGTGACTGCTGGTACTGTGGTGACAGATGCAGATTCTGCTGGTTCTAATACTAATTCGCCCAGTGTTGGTGGTTACGTTATCCAGATTGCTAATGATGGGGTAAATACAGGGAACAATCCTAGTAATACGGGAGATGATGAGCCTACGTTATTTACTGTGGGAAATATTCTTAAATACACAGTTTCACCATTAGCTGGTAAAGTCATTATCAACGAAGTGCTGTACAACGAAACAACTAATAATCTAGACGAGTTTATCGAACTTTATAATGCTTCCTCCTCAACTGTTGATTTAAGTGGTTTCAAGTTAGCGGACGGTAATCTCATAGCTAATAACATTGAAAGCTCATCAAATAGAATTAATTACACATTTCCCAATGGTACAATTCTACGGTCAGGAGAGTACGCTGTTATTTGGATAGGTTCTAATAACGCTAACACCCAAGCTACAGGAGCAGCTGTTCAACTTTGGATGGGTCTGTCTTCAAACAGACTGACTAACGCTGGTGATGATGTCTGGTTATACGATAGCCAAAATCAGATTATTGATTACATTGCTTATGGTACAGGCAATGCTATTAACACACCTCCGCCAAGTTCTCTCAATCTTTGGGACAGTACTGACCAAGCGTCCCTAGCTGGGGCTATTGATGGTGAGTCGATTAGTTTAACTCGAAATGGTAATGATACCAACACCAGTGCTTGTTGGGAAAGAACGACTAGCACCAACGCCAGTAGTAGATGTCCCAGCTATTTACCAACGAGAGATACGGATAATGTGGGTACTAGAGTCACTAGCGTAGGTGTTAATAATAATGGTAGTCCCAAGATAGTGTTAGTAAAACGCATTACCCGCATTAATAATAACGATTTAAACGATAGTGTCGATGGTGCGGGTACTGATGATAATGATTCTAAATGGCCGAGTGGTTACTTGCGTGGCAAGATAAGTGCTACTGATGTCAAGCCAGGAGATGAGGTGGAGTACACTATTTATTTCCTCTCTAATGGTAGTAGTAGTGCTACTAATGTGAAGTTCTGTGATTTAGTTCCAACTAATACTACTTTTATTGAAAATGCTTTTAATGGTCTAACACCTAACAATGGTTTAGGAGGAAATCAGGGTATTGCATTTGCTGTTGGTACTACTAATGCTTATTTAACTAATGCAGCAGATTCAGACCGAGGAGTTTTTTTATGA